A stretch of Flavobacterium sp. N2270 DNA encodes these proteins:
- a CDS encoding FAD:protein FMN transferase, which produces MKNLLCLLLISSITSFGQIVHKKKYSVLGSPFEITVISKDTVEGNFFCKEAIGEVKRIEHLISDWIPTTQVSKINQNAGIQPVKVDFEVFDLLERAVKISKLTNGAFDISYASMDRIWKFDGSMKQMPTEEEIKNSVAKVGYQNIIFNSKDTTVFLKNKGMKLGLGGIGQGYIADKIKDLLQEKGCKAGVVNVSGDINTWGNQLDGSPWTVGIINPMNKNKVFATFPLVDSAVETSGSYEKYVTFNGTRYSHIIDPRTGYPSSGIVSVSVFAKKTELADALATSIFVMGIEVGLDLVNQLNGIECIIVDDKGAIHVSKHIDLKNN; this is translated from the coding sequence ATGAAAAATTTATTATGTCTTTTACTAATTAGCTCTATTACTTCTTTTGGGCAAATTGTTCATAAGAAAAAATATTCCGTATTAGGAAGTCCGTTTGAAATTACGGTGATTAGTAAAGATACTGTTGAGGGAAATTTCTTTTGTAAAGAAGCTATTGGAGAAGTAAAAAGAATAGAACATTTAATTTCAGATTGGATTCCTACTACTCAAGTTTCTAAAATTAATCAAAATGCAGGAATTCAACCTGTAAAAGTTGATTTTGAAGTTTTTGATTTATTGGAAAGAGCTGTAAAGATTTCTAAACTTACTAATGGTGCTTTTGATATTAGTTATGCCTCTATGGATAGGATATGGAAATTCGACGGAAGCATGAAGCAAATGCCTACAGAAGAAGAAATTAAAAATTCGGTAGCAAAAGTGGGGTATCAAAACATCATTTTTAACAGTAAAGACACTACTGTTTTCCTTAAAAATAAAGGAATGAAGTTGGGTTTAGGCGGAATAGGCCAAGGTTATATTGCCGATAAAATAAAAGATTTATTACAAGAAAAAGGTTGTAAAGCAGGTGTTGTAAACGTTTCAGGAGATATTAATACTTGGGGTAATCAATTAGATGGTTCGCCTTGGACTGTAGGAATTATAAACCCAATGAATAAAAACAAAGTGTTTGCTACTTTTCCTTTAGTAGATAGTGCTGTAGAAACTTCTGGAAGTTATGAAAAGTATGTAACTTTTAATGGAACGAGATATTCACACATTATAGATCCACGAACAGGATATCCGTCAAGCGGAATTGTTAGCGTTTCTGTATTTGCCAAAAAAACAGAACTAGCCGATGCTTTAGCAACATCCATTTTTGTAATGGGAATAGAAGTAGGACTAGATTTAGTAAACCAATTAAATGGAATTGAATGCATTATTGTTGATGATAAAGGAGCTATTCATGTTTCAAAACATATCGATTTAAAAAATAATTAA
- a CDS encoding thioredoxin family protein: MKNILLIATVLFSSLVYSQDWKFDFEEAKQLANEENKNIILVFSGSDWCAPCIKLDRNIWQSEAFKKEANANWIIVKADFPRKKANQLEDSQTEKNRKLAEKYNVEGSFPLVVILDKSGKILSKMGYKNVSPEEYIKMIHAVEK, from the coding sequence ATGAAAAATATTTTATTAATAGCTACAGTTTTATTTAGTTCATTAGTTTATTCCCAAGATTGGAAATTTGACTTTGAAGAAGCAAAACAACTGGCAAATGAAGAAAACAAAAATATTATACTTGTTTTTTCAGGTTCTGATTGGTGTGCTCCGTGTATAAAATTAGATAGAAATATTTGGCAATCAGAAGCTTTTAAAAAAGAAGCAAATGCAAACTGGATTATTGTTAAAGCTGATTTTCCTAGAAAAAAAGCAAATCAACTAGAAGATAGTCAAACAGAAAAAAACAGAAAATTAGCCGAGAAATATAATGTAGAAGGAAGTTTTCCTTTAGTTGTTATCTTAGATAAATCGGGTAAAATTTTAAGCAAAATGGGTTATAAAAATGTTTCTCCTGAAGAATACATTAAAATGATTCATGCTGTAGAAAAATAA
- a CDS encoding type I restriction enzyme HsdR N-terminal domain-containing protein encodes MPTIQQIVKEIRKTLSSFDITKGIELSDNEAKTRMYLVEPFFESLRYNRGFENSNLVPEYDADFASLKGKKVDYAILFRNKPEIIVEVKKCSVKLNDKHLAQLNEYFNNTNDCKIGILTNGIQYEFYCRNNNGNNNGLHPTPFYVFDWENIDGSQLEKLAEFYVTEINTKDIIDSAQDSFFMEGFEEALFKELVKPSTEFVKAVFSHMNGKRLTENIEKQIRDLINSVSIKSALDRLIIEESSNANSGIITTDDELKVYHVIKTILAQHKQIETNSVGYKDFKGKFSIILDDNQKKKVCDLYITPTSHKIDIDGEKIEIPDIDSIVKLKKRLIDKALSLL; translated from the coding sequence ATGCCAACTATTCAGCAAATCGTTAAGGAAATTAGAAAAACTCTATCAAGTTTTGATATTACAAAGGGAATAGAGTTGTCTGACAATGAAGCTAAGACTAGAATGTATTTAGTGGAACCTTTTTTTGAATCTTTAAGATACAATAGAGGATTTGAAAATAGTAACTTAGTTCCTGAATATGATGCTGATTTTGCAAGTTTAAAAGGTAAAAAAGTAGATTATGCGATATTGTTTAGGAATAAACCAGAAATTATTGTTGAAGTAAAAAAGTGTAGTGTAAAATTAAATGATAAGCATCTTGCTCAATTAAATGAATATTTTAATAATACAAATGATTGTAAAATTGGTATATTAACCAATGGAATTCAATATGAATTTTATTGTAGAAATAATAATGGTAATAATAATGGATTACACCCTACCCCTTTTTATGTTTTTGATTGGGAAAATATTGATGGTAGTCAATTAGAAAAATTAGCTGAATTTTATGTTACTGAAATTAACACCAAAGATATTATAGATTCAGCTCAGGATTCTTTTTTCATGGAAGGATTTGAAGAAGCTCTTTTTAAAGAACTCGTAAAGCCTTCAACTGAATTTGTAAAAGCTGTTTTTTCACATATGAATGGCAAGAGATTAACCGAGAATATTGAAAAACAAATTAGAGATTTAATAAATTCCGTTTCTATTAAATCAGCTTTAGATCGATTGATTATAGAGGAATCATCAAATGCAAATTCAGGAATCATTACAACAGATGATGAACTAAAAGTTTATCATGTTATAAAAACAATTCTTGCTCAACATAAACAAATTGAAACTAATTCTGTTGGTTATAAAGATTTTAAAGGAAAGTTTTCAATAATTCTTGATGACAATCAAAAGAAAAAAGTATGTGATTTATATATAACTCCAACAAGTCATAAGATTGATATTGATGGAGAAAAAATTGAAATTCCTGATATTGATAGTATTGTAAAGTTAAAAAAGAGACTAATAGATAAAGCATTATCACTGTTATAA
- the fabG gene encoding 3-oxoacyl-[acyl-carrier-protein] reductase translates to MKLLEGKVAIITGASRGIGKGIAEVFAQQGANVAFTYSSSVESATALENELNALGVKAKGFKSNAADFNEAQKLIDDVIAEFGTIDILINNAGVTKDNLLMRMSEEDFDAVIEINLKSVFNMTKAVQKIMLKNRKGSIINMSSVVGVKGNAGQANYAASKAGMIGFTKSIALELGSRNIRSNAIAPGFIETEMTAKLNEDTVKGWRESIPLKRGGTPEDIANVCVFLASDMSAYVTGQVINVDGGMLT, encoded by the coding sequence ATGAAATTATTAGAAGGTAAAGTTGCTATTATTACTGGTGCTAGTAGAGGTATTGGCAAAGGTATTGCAGAAGTTTTTGCACAACAAGGTGCTAATGTTGCATTTACATACAGTTCATCTGTAGAATCAGCAACAGCTTTAGAAAATGAATTAAATGCTTTAGGTGTTAAAGCTAAAGGATTTAAATCAAATGCAGCAGATTTCAACGAAGCTCAAAAATTAATTGATGATGTAATTGCTGAATTTGGAACTATCGATATTTTAATTAATAATGCGGGTGTTACAAAAGATAACTTGTTAATGCGTATGAGCGAGGAAGATTTTGATGCGGTTATCGAAATCAACTTAAAGTCGGTATTTAACATGACTAAAGCAGTACAAAAAATAATGTTGAAAAACCGTAAAGGCTCTATCATTAATATGAGTAGTGTAGTAGGAGTGAAGGGTAACGCTGGACAAGCAAATTATGCAGCTTCTAAAGCAGGTATGATTGGTTTTACTAAATCAATCGCTTTAGAATTAGGCTCTAGAAATATTCGTTCAAACGCTATTGCTCCTGGTTTTATTGAAACTGAAATGACTGCAAAATTAAACGAAGACACTGTAAAAGGTTGGAGAGAATCTATTCCGTTAAAAAGAGGTGGTACTCCAGAAGATATTGCAAATGTTTGTGTGTTCTTAGCTTCAGATATGAGTGCTTATGTAACCGGACAAGTTATTAATGTAGATGGAGGAATGTTAACTTAA
- a CDS encoding RNA polymerase sigma factor, with translation MTQIKRNFNSVYNEYHLLVYNVALNYVQNIEDAEEITQDVFLKVHESLSDFKENSSLKTWLYRITINQSLDFIKKKNSKKRFFIFGKKSQNEFELINISNFEHPGILLEQQEDAKVLFLVINSLPVNQKTAFILSKVDGLSNPEVSEIMEISISAVESLIFRAKKELKEKLSNKFEEYRKNK, from the coding sequence ATGACGCAAATAAAACGTAATTTTAATTCTGTTTACAACGAATACCATCTTTTGGTATATAATGTTGCGCTTAATTATGTTCAAAATATTGAAGATGCTGAAGAAATTACTCAGGATGTATTCTTAAAAGTACACGAATCATTATCTGACTTTAAAGAAAACTCATCGCTCAAAACATGGTTATATCGTATAACTATAAATCAATCTTTAGATTTTATAAAAAAGAAAAACAGTAAAAAAAGATTTTTTATCTTTGGAAAAAAGAGTCAAAATGAATTTGAATTAATAAATATTTCCAATTTTGAACATCCTGGAATACTCCTAGAACAACAAGAAGATGCTAAAGTATTGTTTCTAGTAATTAATTCTTTGCCAGTAAATCAGAAAACGGCATTTATTCTTTCAAAAGTTGATGGATTAAGTAATCCTGAAGTATCTGAAATTATGGAAATAAGTATTTCTGCGGTTGAATCTTTAATTTTTAGAGCAAAAAAAGAATTAAAAGAAAAATTATCAAATAAATTTGAAGAATATCGCAAGAATAAATAA
- a CDS encoding MbnP family protein, with the protein MIKIIYSLVIIFSIQLNAQQSSDSLYLNVNVLFDGNPLQLDSNYISKTKDTLSFSTVKFYLSSVEFHFSDNSTYKEVKSYHLIDVTKPKSTALSFSKTNFKDKTLKSVQFNIGVDSLMSVSGAMKDDLDPTKGMYWAWQSGYINMKIEGKSSSCLTRKNKFQFHIGGYIYPNYAIRKVIVPSINQKDNNKIALAMDLGKLFSKIQLKENNTIMIPGKDAMQLADLSSQIFFMQ; encoded by the coding sequence ATGATTAAAATTATTTATTCATTAGTTATTATATTTTCAATTCAATTAAACGCTCAGCAATCTTCTGATAGTTTATATTTAAATGTTAATGTATTATTTGATGGAAATCCATTACAATTAGATTCTAATTATATTTCAAAAACAAAAGACACTTTAAGTTTCTCAACAGTTAAATTCTACTTATCATCAGTTGAATTTCATTTTAGTGATAATTCAACTTATAAAGAAGTAAAGAGTTATCATTTAATAGATGTTACCAAACCAAAATCCACAGCACTTTCTTTTTCAAAAACTAATTTTAAAGACAAAACACTAAAATCAGTTCAATTTAATATTGGTGTGGATAGCTTAATGAGTGTTTCGGGAGCAATGAAAGACGATCTAGATCCAACAAAAGGAATGTATTGGGCTTGGCAAAGTGGTTATATTAATATGAAAATTGAAGGAAAAAGCTCGAGTTGTTTAACTCGGAAAAATAAGTTTCAGTTTCATATTGGTGGTTATATATATCCAAACTACGCAATACGAAAAGTTATCGTACCATCTATTAATCAAAAAGATAACAACAAAATAGCATTAGCTATGGACTTAGGGAAGTTGTTTTCTAAAATTCAGTTAAAAGAAAATAATACTATAATGATTCCTGGGAAAGATGCAATGCAGTTAGCCGATTTAAGTAGTCAAATTTTCTTTATGCAATGA